From Oenococcus sicerae, the proteins below share one genomic window:
- a CDS encoding type 2 periplasmic-binding domain-containing protein, with protein sequence MKRIIAAISAVLVVVGIFFGFRVADKPAAGKDKTTVTSQELKPFSKYKKTVTYTIGKSTPGIPKLPKGQTYENNAYTKYLKKTLNIQSKDKFEAETGDAYDRKVSMAVASGDLPDIMSVNIDTLRTLVASGEIQDLSKVYKSSTSKFVKEKYNSYNGRALKEATFNGKLMAIPSTQNATAPTMLWIRQDWLDKLGLKAPKTVAELQKVLTAFVEKDPGNNGKGKTIGLALSKSVGGMYGSLFVADNIFATYNSYPRQWIRQNGKVVYGSTTNQTKQALGLLASWYKKGLIDPQMAVRDSIESLIISGKAGAFFGPWWSGDYPLNSAKQKDPKADWKPYMISKNGDGKISAYTQDPDSEFYVVKKGYAHPELLPKLVSALNDRLVRKDKNYKPVVDFVQNGYDGGKPLDVMVNFNNATVQMYKDLQATVDGKKNPSSLSLDDSTSYKNIKDYLKDPKNANANAWSGYTSRMLGAKLMATTKVKSVNPVYFGQTKSMKLKWTNLGTLEDETFLKIVTGEESINKFSKFVHQWNQQGGAQITKEVSTAVGKK encoded by the coding sequence ATGAAAAGAATAATTGCGGCAATTTCTGCAGTACTCGTCGTAGTTGGCATATTTTTTGGCTTTAGAGTGGCCGATAAACCGGCCGCTGGCAAGGATAAAACGACGGTCACGTCTCAGGAACTTAAGCCGTTTAGTAAATATAAAAAAACGGTCACTTATACAATTGGTAAGTCGACACCGGGCATTCCTAAATTGCCCAAGGGACAGACTTATGAGAACAATGCCTATACCAAATATTTAAAAAAGACTTTAAATATCCAAAGCAAGGACAAATTTGAAGCTGAAACTGGTGATGCCTATGATCGAAAAGTTTCGATGGCGGTTGCTTCTGGGGACTTGCCGGATATTATGTCAGTTAATATTGATACCTTGAGAACCCTAGTTGCCAGTGGCGAAATTCAGGATTTGAGTAAGGTTTACAAAAGTAGTACTTCGAAATTCGTTAAAGAAAAATATAATTCATACAATGGCCGCGCTTTAAAGGAAGCCACTTTTAATGGCAAACTAATGGCGATACCTTCAACGCAAAATGCTACGGCACCGACAATGCTGTGGATTCGTCAAGATTGGTTGGACAAACTAGGATTGAAAGCGCCAAAAACAGTCGCTGAATTGCAAAAAGTTTTGACTGCTTTTGTTGAAAAAGATCCAGGAAATAACGGTAAAGGAAAGACGATCGGTCTGGCTCTTTCTAAATCTGTTGGCGGCATGTATGGGTCGCTTTTCGTAGCAGATAATATTTTCGCAACATACAATTCTTATCCGCGTCAGTGGATCAGGCAAAATGGCAAGGTCGTTTATGGATCAACGACCAATCAAACAAAACAAGCCCTTGGTCTATTGGCAAGTTGGTATAAAAAGGGATTGATCGATCCACAAATGGCTGTTCGCGACAGCATTGAATCATTGATTATTAGTGGTAAAGCCGGTGCTTTCTTCGGGCCTTGGTGGTCAGGTGATTATCCGTTGAACAGTGCCAAACAAAAAGATCCAAAAGCTGATTGGAAACCTTATATGATTTCTAAAAATGGCGACGGTAAAATCAGTGCTTATACTCAGGATCCCGATTCAGAGTTTTACGTTGTTAAAAAAGGATATGCACATCCTGAATTGCTGCCTAAACTTGTCAGTGCTTTGAATGACAGACTGGTTCGTAAAGATAAGAATTACAAACCAGTTGTTGATTTTGTACAAAACGGTTATGACGGCGGCAAACCGCTTGATGTAATGGTCAATTTCAATAATGCAACGGTACAGATGTACAAAGATCTGCAGGCGACGGTCGATGGTAAGAAGAATCCTAGCAGCCTTTCGCTAGATGATTCAACTTCGTATAAAAATATCAAAGATTATCTCAAAGATCCAAAAAATGCCAATGCGAACGCATGGAGCGGCTACACTTCCAGAATGCTGGGCGCTAAATTAATGGCCACAACCAAAGTTAAATCAGTTAATCCGGTTTACTTCGGACAGACCAAGAGTATGAAGTTGAAGTGGACTAATTTGGGAACCTTGGAAGATGAGACATTCTTGAAGATCGTGACTGGGGAAGAAAGCATTAATAAATTCAGTAAATTTGTTCACCAATGGAATCAGCAAGGTGGTGCGCAAATCACAAAAGAAGTTTCAACAGCAGTTGGTAAAAAATAA
- a CDS encoding ABC transporter permease, with amino-acid sequence MGRRKRRTGQLGYHLMMLPGMAFLVVFSFIPMLGIVMAFENYIPTKGIFGSPWVGLDNFQYMIQIPDSWDILRNTLIIAIGKIFFGTLVPIIFALLLNEIRLKWAKKTIQTIVYLPNFLSWAVVAAIVINVFDYSGPINNILQGLGLHPIMFLASNQWFRKVMIGTDVWKNFGYGAIVYLAALTGIDPGLYEAASMDGANRFKQLLHVTLPGILPTVMLISALNLGSILNAGFDQIYALYNPIVYETGDVIDTYVYRVGLLGQQYSFATAIGLLKSVVSFALLISANKLSIKFANMRIF; translated from the coding sequence ATGGGGAGAAGGAAGCGTCGAACCGGCCAACTTGGCTATCATCTCATGATGCTGCCAGGAATGGCTTTTCTGGTTGTTTTCAGCTTTATTCCGATGTTAGGCATTGTCATGGCTTTCGAAAACTATATTCCGACTAAGGGAATATTTGGATCGCCATGGGTCGGGCTGGATAATTTTCAATACATGATACAAATCCCTGATAGTTGGGATATCCTGCGTAATACTTTGATAATCGCAATAGGAAAAATATTTTTCGGTACGCTGGTTCCGATCATATTTGCACTGTTGCTAAATGAGATCAGATTAAAATGGGCTAAAAAAACGATCCAAACAATTGTTTATCTACCAAATTTCTTGTCATGGGCAGTTGTTGCGGCAATTGTGATCAATGTTTTTGATTATAGTGGTCCGATCAACAATATTCTGCAAGGACTAGGTCTGCATCCGATTATGTTTTTAGCCAGTAACCAGTGGTTTAGAAAAGTCATGATCGGCACAGATGTTTGGAAAAACTTCGGATATGGGGCCATCGTTTATCTAGCTGCCTTAACAGGCATTGATCCGGGTCTTTATGAAGCAGCTTCAATGGATGGTGCAAATCGTTTTAAACAATTACTTCATGTGACATTGCCAGGGATCTTGCCGACTGTCATGCTGATTTCAGCGTTGAACTTGGGCAGCATTCTTAATGCTGGTTTTGATCAGATTTATGCCTTATATAACCCAATTGTTTATGAAACGGGCGATGTCATCGATACTTATGTTTATCGTGTTGGATTATTAGGTCAACAATATAGTTTTGCAACCGCGATCGGCTTGCTGAAATCGGTAGTGTCTTTCGCGCTATTGATCTCAGCAAACAAGCTATCGATCAAATTCGCAAATATGAGGATCTTTTAA
- a CDS encoding carbohydrate ABC transporter permease, with protein sequence MIRSKSFASRLSDAIIWIILLIMTALCFFPLLNMVSISFSGSTAAQANQVGLWPVDFNLESYSMLFKDSQFWHAFLVSIERVILGTGLNMILSVLLAYPLSKSKSQFSARNIYMNIMIFAMLFSGGMIPLFLVVKGLGLMNTIWALVLPGAVPIFNVILLMNFFKSIPDSLEEAAMMDGASKPTILFKIYLPISLPALATISLFAIVGHWNDYFSGLLYMNSAANYPLATYIQQLNVDMSKITDPSQLKALASVSDKTLNAAKIVVSIVPVLMIYPFLQKYFTSGLVIGSVKG encoded by the coding sequence ATGATAAGATCAAAATCTTTTGCAAGTCGTTTATCAGATGCTATTATTTGGATCATTTTGTTGATTATGACAGCACTTTGTTTTTTTCCATTGCTAAATATGGTATCGATATCCTTTAGTGGTAGCACAGCGGCTCAAGCTAATCAGGTCGGTCTTTGGCCGGTTGACTTTAATCTTGAGTCCTATAGCATGCTGTTTAAAGATAGCCAGTTTTGGCATGCTTTTCTTGTGTCAATAGAAAGAGTCATTTTGGGAACAGGATTAAATATGATTCTCTCAGTCTTGTTGGCATATCCCTTGTCTAAAAGCAAAAGTCAGTTTTCAGCTCGCAATATTTATATGAATATCATGATTTTTGCGATGCTGTTTTCAGGCGGCATGATCCCGCTTTTTCTGGTTGTTAAAGGGTTGGGTTTAATGAATACGATTTGGGCACTGGTCTTGCCAGGCGCTGTTCCAATTTTTAACGTTATTTTGTTAATGAACTTCTTTAAGAGTATTCCTGATTCGCTCGAAGAGGCTGCCATGATGGACGGTGCTTCAAAACCAACGATTTTATTTAAGATTTATTTGCCGATCTCACTACCGGCACTGGCTACGATCAGTTTATTTGCCATTGTTGGTCATTGGAATGATTACTTTAGCGGTCTGCTTTATATGAATAGTGCGGCCAATTATCCTTTAGCCACGTATATTCAGCAATTAAATGTTGATATGTCTAAGATTACAGATCCATCACAGCTTAAAGCGCTAGCTTCGGTTTCAGATAAAACATTAAATGCAGCTAAAATCGTTGTTTCAATCGTGCCGGTATTAATGATTTATCCGTTTTTACAAAAATACTTTACTTCGGGACTGGTGATCGGTTCTGTCAAAGGCTAA
- a CDS encoding DUF624 domain-containing protein yields MNWVKFSERVVKWLTPILLLTAIWWLFNLPDVFLALMIFTAHRVDSIRIAVLTMIVLMPFVTIPATTDVLAVARKYESSSDAFSFFKFFLKYYRRDYLKSMTLGLINTLVLAIFYISLQYYASLSTIIAILFYLLLFLIPFYFLVLYSFLVDQELKVKTYFSNSLFLFIIHPVNMLTMIVNITVIALLFWVIFKPLLVILFPGLCALIVMRYFKKSIDKEIENKNKQAAADNNSDKQQIKN; encoded by the coding sequence ATGAATTGGGTCAAATTTAGTGAACGGGTAGTCAAATGGTTGACACCGATATTATTATTAACGGCTATTTGGTGGCTGTTTAATTTGCCTGATGTGTTCTTGGCTCTGATGATTTTTACAGCGCATCGTGTTGATTCGATTCGTATTGCAGTTCTCACGATGATTGTTTTAATGCCTTTTGTGACCATACCGGCCACGACAGACGTTCTAGCAGTGGCTAGAAAATATGAAAGCAGTAGTGATGCTTTTTCTTTTTTTAAATTCTTTTTAAAATATTATCGCAGGGATTATCTTAAAAGCATGACACTGGGCCTCATTAACACACTAGTGCTGGCCATTTTCTATATTTCTCTGCAATATTATGCCTCTCTGTCAACGATCATAGCTATACTCTTCTATCTGCTTTTATTTTTAATACCATTCTATTTCCTAGTACTGTACAGCTTTTTGGTAGATCAGGAATTGAAAGTGAAAACTTATTTTTCAAACAGCTTATTTCTATTCATTATTCATCCAGTCAACATGCTAACGATGATTGTCAATATTACTGTGATCGCGCTACTTTTTTGGGTCATTTTCAAACCTTTGCTGGTCATTCTTTTTCCAGGATTGTGTGCATTGATCGTAATGCGCTATTTTAAAAAAAGTATTGACAAAGAAATTGAAAATAAGAATAAGCAAGCTGCAGCTGACAATAATAGCGATAAGCAGCAAATCAAGAACTAA